The genomic interval GCTACTACCGCCGCGGCTGCTGCGCGCGGCGATCCGGGAACAGGTACGCGGGCCGGACGCGGTGCTGTCACTCGAAAGCGCCTTCGGTCTCGGCTATATGTTGCCGTGCGAAAACCTCATCCTGCCTGAGCCCGCACGGTCCACGACTTTCGGTCATCCCGGCGCGGGCGGCTCGATCGGGCTGGGCGACATCGACAATCAGATCGCGATCGCCTTCACTCCCAATCTGCGCCGTGACTGGCTGGCCGGCGACCGCCGCGCCTACGACCTCGTCGCGGCGATCTACGACGCGCTGTAACCGCACCGCGACGGGGCCTGCGTGAAATGCCCGCGGTGATCACCGCTCCGACAGGCTGGTGCGGAATCGGGCGCGGTAGGCCGACGGGCTGACGCCCAAGTGCCGCAGGAAGACTCGGCGGAGGGACTCGTCGCTGCCCAGGCCGGAGCGGCGGGCGGACCGGGTGACGGACTCACCGGACTCGAGCATGGACTGGGCCGCTTCCAGACGGACGGTTTCGACGAAGGCCGCCGGGGTGGTGTCGAGGTGTTCGCGGAACAGGCGGGTCAGGTGGCGGACGCTCAGGGCGGCGCGGTCGGCCATGGCGGGGAGGGAATGGTCGGCGGCCGGGTCGGCGAGGACGTCGTCGAGAAGGGCACGCAGTGGGTCGTGCCGGGGACGCGGAAGCCGGGAGGCGACCGAGAATTGAGATTGGCCGCCGGGACGTTGCAGGAAGACAACCAGGTCGCGGGCCACCTCCCGGGCGGAATCCGCGCCTTCGTCCTCCTCCACCAGGGCCAGGGCCAAGTCGATGCCCGCGCTCACTCCCGCGGAGGTATAGATCGAACCGTCGCGGACGTAGATGGCGTCCGGTGCGACGGTGATCTTCGGATGCGCGCGGGCCAGTACACCGGTATACCGCCAGTGGGTGGTGGCGCGGCGGCCGTCCAGGACACCGGCCTCGGCCAGGGCGAACGCACCTGTGCAGACAGAGGCGAGGCGGCGGGACGAAGCGGCGAAACCCGGTATGACGTCGACGAGTTCGCGTGGGGCGGGGGCGTGCGGCAACCGGCCCGAGCCGGGGACGATAACGGTGTGCGCGTCCTGGATATCGGCGTAGGAGGCGCCGACCGTCAGGCTGGTACCCGCCGACGCGCGGACCGGTTCGCCGGTGGGCGAGCACAGGACGAGTTCGTAGTCGCCACCCAATTCCGTTGCGGTGCTGAATACTTCCATGGGTGCGGTGGCATCGAGCAGCCGGACGTTTTCGTATACCGCTACCGCGATCATGCGACTCACCACGTCAGCCTAATGGCCGAATCTGTGGGGTTCCCGGCCGGATGGCCATGGTGGAGCGGCGTGGCCGGCGACGAAGCTCGGAGGATGACAACGATCGCTGATATCCGGATTCCCGACAGCAACCTGGCTCGCGAGGCCACCGAATTGGTACGGGAGGCCGCCGCGCCGGTGATCTTCGATCACTCGCGGCGGGTATTCCTGTTCGGCGCACTGCAAGGCCGCCGTCGCGGCCTGGAATTCGATCCAGAACTCCTCTATGTCGGCGCGATGTTCCACGATCTCGGGTTGACCACACGTTATCGAGGTACGACGCAGCGCTTCGAGATCGACGGTGCGGACGAGGCCCGGAAGTTCCTGCGCGCGCACGGGATCGGCGACGGTAGCGCCGAACTGGTCTGGACCGCTATCGCCCTGCACACCACACCGGAGATCCCGGGTCGGATGGCTCCCGAAATCGCCCTGGTGACCGCCGGTGTGGAAGTAGACGTGCTCGGCATCGGATACCACGACATTTCGGCTGAAGCGCGAAACGCGGTAGTGGCGGCGCATCCGCGGCCGGATTTCAAGAAACACATTCTGGCCGCGTTCACCGACGGCATCGCACACCGCCCGGCATCGACCTTCGGCACTGTGAAAGCCGACGTGCTGGCACGATTCTCGCCCGGCTACACCCGGACGAATTTCGTCGAACTCATCGAAGGTTCCGACTGGCCCGAGTGAGTGTCCGTAGAGTCGCGCGGCAGGAACGAATCCGAGAGTGAGGAGTAAGACCGAATGCGTGTCGCTATCCGCCGAGGAATCATCGCCGCCGCGGCCGCCGCCGCGGGCATCGCCGGGCTGGGCCCGGTCGCCGCGGCGCAACCCACGATCTACCACCCGGTGATCACGCCGTGCGGGCATCTGTTCCGGACGCCGTTCGAGGCGCCGCGGCCGAACACCGCGGTGTATTGGAGCCCGTTCGGTACCGCGAATATCGCCTGCTTCGACGACGGTACCGGGATGCGCCGGTTCTATCAGCGAGATCCGGGCGGGGGCTGGCATGACATGAACGAGCTGGCGCCCGGTCAGTTCTTCTTCGTCATCTTCAGTTCGACCGTGCCGAACCAGGCGACCTGGGGGTAGCCGGCTACAACAACGTCCTGGCCAAGAATTCGTCGATCAGGGGCCAGGTCGTCGTGCGGGCTTGCGGGCCGGCGATCAAGGCCAGATGGTTCAGGCCGGGCACCTCGGCGAATTCGACTTCGGCTGCACCGGTGAGGATTTCGACGCCCGGGGCGATGGTGGCGGCGGGGGCGAGGGTGTCCCCGTTGCTGCCGAGCAGCAGGACTCGGCAGGTGAGCTTGCTCAGGTCGATGACGCGGTCGTCGGCCAGCTGGACTTGGCCGCGGGCGAGCTGATTGGCGACGATGAGCTGGCGGTAGGTCTGACGGTAGAGCCGGCCGGGGTAGCCGGGCATGGCGGCGATGAAGCGGTCGATGGCTTCCATCCGCGCCAGGGCCTCGGTGTCCCCGACGTTGCGGGCGATGAAGAGCGGGCGGGTCAGTTCGCGCGACAGGGACATGCCGCGGAAACCGGCCTGCACGAACAATCCGGGTATACCACCGAAAAGATGCGTCGCGTAAGTGATTTCACGACCGCCGGTCATCTTGGCGAACATGCGGACGGGCTTCAGCAGGATGTTGCGGCCGAAGTCCATCGGGGAGCCCAGGGTGGTGACGGAGCCGAGCGGCAGGTCGGCGTGGTCGGCGGCGGTGAGCAGGCTGATGATGCCGCCGAGCGACCAGCCGATCACGTCGACGTCCGCGCCGTCGTGATCGGCGCTGATGTGGGCGACGGCGGACGGGACGATGTCGTCGATCCACTCCTCGAGACCGAGATCTCGGTCGGCGGCGGTGATCCGGCCGTAGTCGATGACATAGGGCTGCCGGCCGGTGTCGAGCAGGAACTGCGCCAGGCTCTGGCCGGGACGCAAGTCGTAGCAGGAGGCGTCGACGGCCAGCGGCGGCACCAGCAGGACCGGATTGCCGGTGGCCGGGGTCGCACGGTCGAAGCGACGCAGCTGCCGGTGCGGGCGGTCGTAGAGTACGGTCGACGGGGTGCGCGTGGGCATTTCGATGCCGCCGCCGAAGGTCAGCGCCCAGCCGTTGCGCAGCGCGGGCGGCAGGCTGGTGATGGACCACGTCATCGGAGGTCGATTCCTCTCGGCGATGGACGGCCGGGCCGCCCCGAAATAGACGTTACAAACAGTAACATATAGCACTGCGCCGCCATCCCAGCAGGTCAAGGCGGGTTGAAATCACTTGTGGGAGTCTACTTTGCGGCGCAGAGTTGACATATGAACTCTGCATCGCAAAGTAATTCGGATGCCGGGGACGCGCGAGTGCTTCTCGGCGACATGGAGACGTTGGCCCGGCGGGGATGGACCTTGGCCGCACCCATGTGGTTCCCGCTGTGGTGTGTGGCCGTAGCCGTCTTGGCCTCGGTGCCCGCGACCTCGCTGCTGGACGGCCGCGACAGCGCCGGCTGGTACTGGATCGTGGTCTCCCCGCTCACCGCGGTGGTCTGCGGCTGGTACTTCGCTCGCCGACCGGCGCAACTGCCGGACGGCCGCGGTGTCGCGGCGCTGCTCACCGGTGTGGCCATGGTGCTCAGCACGCAATTCGTCGGCTGGGTGGTCGCGGGCACGTGGGCGCTGGTCGCGCCGTGGCTGGCGGTGGGATCGGGCCTTGCGGTCTTCGCCGTCGCACTGCGCTCGATGGCGACAGCCGCGGTGGCTCTTGCCGCGATCGGCGTGTCGGTGGCCGTGGCGATCATCCAGCCCGCGAACGGGTATGCCTGGCTTGCCCTGGTCGTCGGCCTCACGGCGGCCGTGGCGGCCGTGGCGGAGTTGGTGCGCGCCGATCCCGGACAGCGGCCATGACCGAGACGCACCCCATCCTCGAGCTGGATGACACTGTGCACCAACGCATTCGACTCGGCATACTCGCGCTGCTGCGCTCCGGGGTGGCCCTGGAGTTCGGGGTACTGCGCGATCAGCTGCGGCTCACCGACGGCAACCTGAACCGGCATCTCAAAGTCCTCGAGGACGCCGCCTTCGTCACCGCCCGGCGCAGCACCGGCCGGGGCCGCCGCAAAACCTGGCTCACGATCACCGACCCCGGGCGCAGCGCTTTCGACGCCGAACTGGCCGCCCTGCGGGCGCTAATCGACGCCGCCGAGCAAGCCTGAGCCCCTACCGCCGGCCGGTTCCCTAGAGTGAGCACCCATGAAGGTCTTCCAGATCGGCGCCGCCGGAGGTATCGGACGCAGGCTCGCGAGCTTGCTCACCGAGCGCGGCGACCAAGTAACCGGGATGTACCGCAATCCGAAGCAGGCCGAGGTCGTTCGCGCGACCGGAGCCACTCCCCTGCCCGCGGACCTCGTCGCCGACTCCGTCGAGGAGTTGGCCGGCAAGATGGCTGGGCACGATGCCGTGGTGTTCTCGGCCGGAGCGCACGGCACCGGCATGGATCAGACCACGTTGATCGACGGCAAGGGCCTGGAGAAGGCCGCCGACGCCGCGAGCCGGGCCGGTATCGCGCGATTCGCGCTGGTCTCGGTGTTCCCGGAAGCGGGACGGGACCGGGAGACATCGGCCGGGTTCGAGCACTACATGCGGGTCAAGAAGACCGCCGATGTCTACCTGACCCGCAGCGACCTCGACTGGCTCATCGTCCGGCCGGGCACGCTCGTCGACGACCCGGGCACCGGCCGCGTCACCGCCGGGCCCGCCATCGAATACGGCACCGTGCCGCGCGACGATGTGGCGGCTTTCCTCGCCGCCGCCTTACACCGCGCGGGACTCGGCCGGGTCATCGTCGAACTCACCGGCGGCGACACTCCGGTAGCCGACGCGGTCGAGCGGCTGAGCGCTACCGCGCACGGCCGCTGACGCCGGCAGCCAACTCCGTCGATCCGACCGCGGCGGCCAGGCGGCGGTGTGATTCGAGTCGGGCGGCGCGGTCGAAAGTGCTGGTATGCACCAGGATTTCGTCCGCGCCGGTCCGGTCGATCAACGACCGCAGCGCGGGCAGCACCTCGTCTTCGGTGCCGTGGATATGCCCGCGCATGCTCTCCTCGAAGATGCCGCGCTGACGGTCCGTCATGACTTCGCGTTCGATGTCCGCCGGGGCGCGCAGCGGCGGGAACTCGCCCCGCGTCCGGGAGTACGCGGCCGACCATGCTTCGGGCATGAGCAGTCTGCGGGCTTGCTCGGGAGTGTCGGCGAGGACCACCGAGGCCGAGACCATGACGTAGGGCGCGTCACCGCCGGGCCCGGCGCGGAAGCCGGCGCGGTACTGCTCGATCGCCGTCACCATGGCCTGCTCGCCGGAGACCGCCGCGATCACCAGCGGCAGGCCGAATCGGGCCGCGCGCTGCGCGCCGGAGCCGGTGGCCAGCAGAAAGGCGGGAATCCGGAGCCCCTCCGCGGGCCAGGCGTGCACGCCGTGCTGTCCACCGGCGAAATATCCCAGCAGCTCGGTCAGCTGAGCGTCGAAATAATCCTCGGCGTCTCCTTTGCCATGCCCCAGTGCCCGCCGCACGCCGTCGGTGAAACCCACCGACCGGCCCAGCCCCATATCGATACGGCCCGGATACAGCGACTCCAGCACGCCGAACTGCTCGGCCACCACCAGCGGTTGGTGATTGGGCAGCATCACGCCGCCGGTGCCGACCCGAATCCGCGTGGTCGCCGCCGCCACCGCCCCGGCCAGCACGGTGGGCGCGGACCCGGCCACCCCCGGCACGCTGTGGTGCTCGGAGACCCAGAACCGGTGATAACCCCACCGCTCCGCGAGTCGCCCGAACTCCACGGTCTCCCGCAGCGCCTCGGGATGGGTCTGGCCCTCCCGGGTGCGCGACCGGTCCAGGATGGAGAAGCGGGTCTCCGCGAACGCCGATGTCATGTCCAAGTCAACGCGTCCGCGCGTCGTTGATTCCGAGCGGCGGTCCCGCCGAGGTGTTCCAGCGCCAGGTCGACACGCCGATCAGCATCCCAGGCGTGCAATACTTCCGCGGCGTCCAGGGCTTCGGCATACGCCGCCGCGGCCCCGGGCAGGCGGCCCGATCTATCCGTCCCGGCGGGTTTCGACGGCGGCCGCGGCCGCGGCGACGACCTCGCGTGGAGTACCGCCGATGTCGATGGTGACGGCGTCGGGCTCGCCGGTCGGCTGTTCGAGGGTGGCGAGCTGGGAATCCAGCATCGAAGCGTGCATGTAATGGTGTTTGCGCTCGACCAGGCGCCGGTGCAGTTCCTCGGGCGAGCCGTGCAGGTAGACGAAGATCAGCGTAGCTTCGGGGTGGCCGGCCACGGCTTGCCGCAAGACATCTCGGTAGGACCGTTTCAGGGCCGAGCAGGTGACCACGGCCGAGCCGCCGGCCTCGACCCGGGCGGAGATCCAGCGGGCGATCGATTCCAGCCACGGCTTACGGTCGGCGTCGGTGAGCGGATGTCCGGAAGCCATCTTCGCGATGTTCTCCGGCGGGTGCAGGTCGTCACCCTCCAGCATCTCCCAGCCCAGGTGCGCGGCCAGGAGGTTGGCGACGGTCGTCTTCCCGGCCCCCGACACTCCCATCACGACAGCGATGCAGGGCCGGATCGCTTCGCTTGTCATGAATCCTCCTCGAACAACTGGCAAAATTACAGCAAATCACCACGTGACCCACCGATAGCGTAGCCAACACCGAATCGAGGTCCCATGCGTGCGCTCACCGTCATTCCCGAGAAGGCCGGGTCGCTGGAGGTCACCGAGGTACCGGACCCGGTGGCAGGTCCGGGTGACCTGCTGGTGCGCGGAATCGCCGTCGGCATCTGCGGTACCGATCGCGAGATCGCCGAGGGCGAGTACGGCTGGGCCCCGGCCGGGCACGAACGTCTGATCATCGGGCACGAGTCGCTCGGCGAGGTGCTCACCGCGCCGGAGGGCAGCGGCTTCGCGGCCGGTGACCTGGTGGCCGGCATCGTGCGGCGTCCCGATCCGGTGCCGTGCGGGGCATGCGCGCACGGTGAATTCGATATGTGCCGCAACGGGCAGTACACCGAGCGCGGTATCAAGCAGATCGACGGCTTCGCCTCGGAACTGTGGACCGTCGAAGCCGACTACGCGGTCGCGCTGGACGCGGCGCTCGGCCGGCTCGGCGTGCTGATGGAGCCGGCCACGGTGGTCGCCAAGGCGTGGGAGCAGATCGAGCGGGTCGGTGCGCGCGCCTGGTACGAGCCCGAGCGCGTCCTGGTCACCGGCGCCGGGCCGATCGGGCTGCTGGCCGCGTTGCTCGGCACCCAGCGCGGGCTCGACGTGCACGTGCTGGCGCTGGGCGACGAGGGGATACAGCCGGCCATGGCCCGGGCCCTCGGGGCGACCTATCACAGTGCTTCGCTGCCCGAGGTGGCCGCCGAGATCGACCCGCACATCATCGTGGAGGCCACCGGCTCGGCGCAGGTCGCGGTGGACGCCATGACGCACAACGCGCCGGCCGGAATCGTCTGTCTCACCGGTGTTTCCCCGGTGGGGCGGCCGGTCACCTTCGATGCCGGCGCCGCGAACCGCAATATCGTGCTGGAGAACGATCTGATCTTCGGGTCGGTGAACGCCAACAAGCGGCACTACCACCAGGCCGCCGCGGCGCTGGCGGCCGCTGACCAGGAGTGGCTGGCCGGGCTGATCACCCGCACGATTCCGCTGGCGCGGGCGACCGAGGCTTTCACTCCCGGCCACGACGACATCAAGGTCGTAGTCGA from Nocardia goodfellowii carries:
- a CDS encoding GlxA family transcriptional regulator; the encoded protein is MIAVAVYENVRLLDATAPMEVFSTATELGGDYELVLCSPTGEPVRASAGTSLTVGASYADIQDAHTVIVPGSGRLPHAPAPRELVDVIPGFAASSRRLASVCTGAFALAEAGVLDGRRATTHWRYTGVLARAHPKITVAPDAIYVRDGSIYTSAGVSAGIDLALALVEEDEGADSAREVARDLVVFLQRPGGQSQFSVASRLPRPRHDPLRALLDDVLADPAADHSLPAMADRAALSVRHLTRLFREHLDTTPAAFVETVRLEAAQSMLESGESVTRSARRSGLGSDESLRRVFLRHLGVSPSAYRARFRTSLSER
- a CDS encoding HD domain-containing protein gives rise to the protein MTTIADIRIPDSNLAREATELVREAAAPVIFDHSRRVFLFGALQGRRRGLEFDPELLYVGAMFHDLGLTTRYRGTTQRFEIDGADEARKFLRAHGIGDGSAELVWTAIALHTTPEIPGRMAPEIALVTAGVEVDVLGIGYHDISAEARNAVVAAHPRPDFKKHILAAFTDGIAHRPASTFGTVKADVLARFSPGYTRTNFVELIEGSDWPE
- a CDS encoding alpha/beta fold hydrolase, with the translated sequence MTWSITSLPPALRNGWALTFGGGIEMPTRTPSTVLYDRPHRQLRRFDRATPATGNPVLLVPPLAVDASCYDLRPGQSLAQFLLDTGRQPYVIDYGRITAADRDLGLEEWIDDIVPSAVAHISADHDGADVDVIGWSLGGIISLLTAADHADLPLGSVTTLGSPMDFGRNILLKPVRMFAKMTGGREITYATHLFGGIPGLFVQAGFRGMSLSRELTRPLFIARNVGDTEALARMEAIDRFIAAMPGYPGRLYRQTYRQLIVANQLARGQVQLADDRVIDLSKLTCRVLLLGSNGDTLAPAATIAPGVEILTGAAEVEFAEVPGLNHLALIAGPQARTTTWPLIDEFLARTLL
- a CDS encoding transcriptional regulator, whose protein sequence is MTETHPILELDDTVHQRIRLGILALLRSGVALEFGVLRDQLRLTDGNLNRHLKVLEDAAFVTARRSTGRGRRKTWLTITDPGRSAFDAELAALRALIDAAEQA
- a CDS encoding NAD(P)H-binding protein; the protein is MKVFQIGAAGGIGRRLASLLTERGDQVTGMYRNPKQAEVVRATGATPLPADLVADSVEELAGKMAGHDAVVFSAGAHGTGMDQTTLIDGKGLEKAADAASRAGIARFALVSVFPEAGRDRETSAGFEHYMRVKKTADVYLTRSDLDWLIVRPGTLVDDPGTGRVTAGPAIEYGTVPRDDVAAFLAAALHRAGLGRVIVELTGGDTPVADAVERLSATAHGR
- a CDS encoding LLM class flavin-dependent oxidoreductase; its protein translation is MTSAFAETRFSILDRSRTREGQTHPEALRETVEFGRLAERWGYHRFWVSEHHSVPGVAGSAPTVLAGAVAAATTRIRVGTGGVMLPNHQPLVVAEQFGVLESLYPGRIDMGLGRSVGFTDGVRRALGHGKGDAEDYFDAQLTELLGYFAGGQHGVHAWPAEGLRIPAFLLATGSGAQRAARFGLPLVIAAVSGEQAMVTAIEQYRAGFRAGPGGDAPYVMVSASVVLADTPEQARRLLMPEAWSAAYSRTRGEFPPLRAPADIEREVMTDRQRGIFEESMRGHIHGTEDEVLPALRSLIDRTGADEILVHTSTFDRAARLESHRRLAAAVGSTELAAGVSGRAR
- a CDS encoding gluconokinase, whose product is MTSEAIRPCIAVVMGVSGAGKTTVANLLAAHLGWEMLEGDDLHPPENIAKMASGHPLTDADRKPWLESIARWISARVEAGGSAVVTCSALKRSYRDVLRQAVAGHPEATLIFVYLHGSPEELHRRLVERKHHYMHASMLDSQLATLEQPTGEPDAVTIDIGGTPREVVAAAAAAVETRRDG
- a CDS encoding glucose 1-dehydrogenase encodes the protein MRALTVIPEKAGSLEVTEVPDPVAGPGDLLVRGIAVGICGTDREIAEGEYGWAPAGHERLIIGHESLGEVLTAPEGSGFAAGDLVAGIVRRPDPVPCGACAHGEFDMCRNGQYTERGIKQIDGFASELWTVEADYAVALDAALGRLGVLMEPATVVAKAWEQIERVGARAWYEPERVLVTGAGPIGLLAALLGTQRGLDVHVLALGDEGIQPAMARALGATYHSASLPEVAAEIDPHIIVEATGSAQVAVDAMTHNAPAGIVCLTGVSPVGRPVTFDAGAANRNIVLENDLIFGSVNANKRHYHQAAAALAAADQEWLAGLITRTIPLARATEAFTPGHDDIKVVVEL